From Neochlamydia sp. AcF84:
TACTTTTTTAGCTTACCATTAAAAGGAAATTTACATTTTTTCTTTTTAAAATTGATGCAATGATGGAGTTTTTTAGGGTAAATCAGGTTGGACTATTTATAATAGCTTTCTTTAGAAGAGTATAGCTATATAGATTGCTTAGGTATCTTGCTAGCCTTTCTGTAAATATCTCTCAATCCTGCTTTTTAAAGTCAAAGGGCACGATAAAAAAGAAAGAAATTAAAAAACAGGTATAGAAAAGCTTTATATAAAGCTTGGTTGCCTAAATTAGCTAGGGTAAGAAAGGGGCGCGTTTGTAAGATAAAAAATCTCTTTTCCTTAATTTCGATATTATTCATATAGGATATAAGTTTGTAAAAAGGAAAAAAGGATCGCTACCTCTTCAGTCTTAATTTTCCTATTTTCTTTTTTTAAAGAGACTTTTCTTAGGTTAAAGGATATGTATCAAATAATGGTAGAGCTAGGGTTTTTAATAAGCTTTTGGCTATTAACGCTTTCTTCAGTTCAAACTGTCGAACTTAAGTTTAATATATTGAGCGAGTTGAATGGAAAGGGATTGGAAGCAGACCAAAAAATCCTTAGCAGTGCTCTTAAAGAGCTGGGACATCAAGTTTACTTAGGAAATATATATGATGAGCCCCATACCTCTGAAGTAGATATTAATATATTTTTTCAGTCTATCAATCCTTTATGGCTTCCTTATGCTTCCCTCAATTGGTTTATTCCTAATGCGGAATGGTATACGCAAGATTTAGAACTTTTAGACCTAATAGATCTTGTTCTGTGTCGTACTCAAGAAACACAAAGAATTTTTGAAAACTTAAAACTCCCATGTTTTTTCTTAGGCTTTACAAGCCATGATTGTTATCTCTCCCATATAAAAAAAAACTTTTCTTTGTTTTTTCATTTAGCAGGAGGAAGCGAGCAGAAAGGAACGCAGCCGATAGTGGATAGCTGGTTACGTAATACTTCTTTTCCTTTATTAATTATCCTTAAACATTTTTGCGCTGTTAGACCGCGTCAAGCTAACTTGCACTGGATTACTCACCGGGTCGAAGAGCCTATACTAAGAGATTTACAAAATAGCTGTGGAATTCATTTATGTCTCAGTGAAACGGAAGGATTCGGGCATTATATTATGGAAGCCTTATCAACTAGGGCGGTAGTCGTCACCGTAGATGCTCCTCCCATGAATGAATTTATCAAGGATCCACGTTGCCTTGTTCCCTTCAAGGATTGCAGCCCACAATTATTAGGAACAAACTACTATGTGGATCCGATACAGCTTGAGGTGGTTATTAACAATCTAAAAGAGTTGCGTATCGAAGAATTAAGGAGAATAGGTTTAGAAAATAGAGCCATGTATTTAAAGAAAACCTCCCAATTTATTAACAACCTAAAAAAATTAATAGATAGGGTTAAATAAAAAGCACTTTTAAAGACAAAGGGAACGAATGAATGCTATCTGCCTTATTTGTTCAAGCGGCTTTTTGCCTATTTATGCACTTAAAAATGTATGCTTAAAGTATGTACTTAAATCATAAGTAAGGTAATAAGCAGTGTACTCTTTTTCAGGTAACAATATGCCTTTTTAAAGTGCCTGCCATCTTCTGGCATTGTATTTATATCAATATGGCCATTTCCATTGACGAACAAGCGGCATGTCGTCTCCATATTTAGTGATATATTCTTCATGTTCGATAAACTTATTATGGATATCTTGCTTAATATAGGCTGCTAGATAGCCTAACTTGGGTACTCGATCGATCACGTCTCCCACTAGGCTAAAGCGATCGATTTGATTGCGCACGCACATATCGAAAGGGGTCGTAGTGGTACCTTCTTCTTTATAGCCACGCACATGAATATTCTCATGATTAGTTCTGCGGTAGGTAAGTCGATGAATGAGCCAAGGGTAACCATGATAGGCAAAAATGACCGGTTTATCCGTGGTAAATAATTCATCAAAATCTTTATCAGATAATCCATGCGGATGTTCAGTGGGATTTTGAAGCTTCATCAAATTGACAATATTAACTACTCGAACTTTTAGATCAGGGATTTGCTGGCGAAGAATATCTACAGCCGCTAGAGTCTCTAAGGTAGGCACATCACCCGCACAAGCCATCACCACATCAGGAACATGTCCGCGATCATTACTGGCCCATTCCCAAATTCCTATGCCTGCTGTGCAATGTTTAATAGCAGATTCCATGTCTAAGTATTGCAATGCTGGTTGCTTGCCTGCAACGATTACATTCACATAGTTTCTACTACGTAAACAGTGATTGGTAACAGATAATAAGGTATTAGCATCAGGTGGAAGATAGACACGTACGACTTCAGCTTTTTTGTTCATCACATGATCAATAAAGCCTGGGTCTTGATGGGAAAAACCATTGTGATCTTGTCGCCAAACGTGGGAGCTTAGCAAAATGTTAATCGATGAAATAGGGGCGCGCCAGTGGATAGAGGAGGTGGTGGTATGTAGCCATTTAGCATGTTGGTTGAACATAGAATCTATAATATGAGCGAAAGCCTCGTAAGTAGAAAAGAAACCGTGCCTTCCTGTTAAAACATAGCCCTCTAGCCAGCCCATGCATGTATGTTCACTTAATATTTCCATCACGCGCCCCTCGACAGATAACTCACTACCGTCTTTATCTTCGGGCAGATAATCAGCCATCCAACTTTTTTTTGAGACCTCATAGATGGCATCTAAGCGGTTGGAAGCCGTTTCATCAGGACCCATCACGCGGAAGTTATGTAGGTTGCTTTTCATGACATCGCGTAAGAATTTTCCCACGATACGAGTGGACTCAGCTTCAACCTGACCAGGTTTTTCAATTTTAAGGGCATACTCGCGGAAATCAGGCATTTTTAATTCTTTGCGGAGTAAGCCTCCATTAGCATGAGGATTATCTCCCATACGACGTTTTCCTTGAGGAGCTAAAGCCGCAAGCTCAGCGAGGAATCTTCCATTTTCATCAAAAAGCTCTTCAGGACGATAGCTTTTCATCCATTTCTCTAATTGCTGTACATGGGCAGGTTTAACAGCCATATTGGATAAAGGAACTTGGTGGGAGCGCCAGAATCCTTCAGTTTTTTTACCATCGACCTCTTGCGGTCCTGTCCACCCTTTAGGAGTTTTAAGAATGATCATAGGCCAACGTGGACGCTCGATAAGTTTGTTTTTACGCGCCTCTTCTTGAATTTTCATAATTTCTGCTATGACAATGTCAAGTGTATAAGCCATACTTTGATGCATCTGTTGAGGATCGGAACCCTCGATTACATAAGGTTTGTAGCCATATCCCTCGAAAAGGCTCTTTAGCTCTTCAGGACTGATTCTAGCTAGGAGAGTAGGATTAGCTATTTTATATCCGTTGAGGTGAAGGATAGGAAGAACAGCACCATCTTTTGCGGGATTAAGAAATTTGTTAGAATGCCAGGAGGCGGCAAGAGGCCCTGTTTCTGCTTCTCCATCTCCCACTACGCATGCCGCAATAAGGTCGGGGTTATCAAAAACAGCCCCGTAGGCATGAGAAAGTACATAACCTAACTCTCCTCCTTCATGAATAGAGCCGGGAGTTTCGGGGGCTACATGGCTAGGTATTCCCCCAGGAAAAGAAAATTGTTTAAAAAGTTTTTTTAAGCCCTCTTCATCGGAAGAAATATTAGGGTAATATTCACTATAGGTTCCTTCCAAATAGACGTTAGCTACCAAGCCTGGACCGCCATGACCCGGTCCTGCTAAGTAAATCATATTCAAATCTTTAGCTTTAATCAGGCGATTTAGGTGCACATAAATAAAATTTAAGCCCGGGGTTGTTCCCCAGTGACCTAACAGGCGAGGCTTAATATCTTCAATAGTAAGGGGACGTTTAAGGAGAGGATTATCAAGCAGATAAATTTGCCCAACAGAGAGATAATTACTTGCCCGCCAATAAGCATCCATTTTATAAAGCTCTTCCTCTGTTAAGGGGCCGCCTTGGCAAATGGTACTAGGAATTTCTCTTACCATACTTTCTCCTTAAAAATCCTGTAATTATTTTATTCATGCAATTACTAATTTATTTAATTCAATGGAGGATTAAAGAAAAGCTGTAGTTGAAGTTTAAATAAAATAACTGAAAATTTTTTTTAAGCCACTAATAATCAAACGTAGATGGGGGTAAAGAGAATGAAGGTAGTGCTAGCGATTAAGGCCCTCCATTTAAGCGAAGGATGTAAAGATAGGCTGAGCATTAACAAAAATAAACAGAAAAAAGAGGAAAAAATTTCGCAATTATTCTTAAAGCTTAATAAAGAGGAAGAGCATAAAAAGAGCTGCAAGTAGAAAGATAAGCTATCGCCTTGCTAAAAAGATCCTTACCCCAATTTATTTATCAAGCTAGTAAAGTAGGC
This genomic window contains:
- a CDS encoding glycosyltransferase, with translation MYQIMVELGFLISFWLLTLSSVQTVELKFNILSELNGKGLEADQKILSSALKELGHQVYLGNIYDEPHTSEVDINIFFQSINPLWLPYASLNWFIPNAEWYTQDLELLDLIDLVLCRTQETQRIFENLKLPCFFLGFTSHDCYLSHIKKNFSLFFHLAGGSEQKGTQPIVDSWLRNTSFPLLIILKHFCAVRPRQANLHWITHRVEEPILRDLQNSCGIHLCLSETEGFGHYIMEALSTRAVVVTVDAPPMNEFIKDPRCLVPFKDCSPQLLGTNYYVDPIQLEVVINNLKELRIEELRRIGLENRAMYLKKTSQFINNLKKLIDRVK
- a CDS encoding phosphoketolase family protein, translating into MVREIPSTICQGGPLTEEELYKMDAYWRASNYLSVGQIYLLDNPLLKRPLTIEDIKPRLLGHWGTTPGLNFIYVHLNRLIKAKDLNMIYLAGPGHGGPGLVANVYLEGTYSEYYPNISSDEEGLKKLFKQFSFPGGIPSHVAPETPGSIHEGGELGYVLSHAYGAVFDNPDLIAACVVGDGEAETGPLAASWHSNKFLNPAKDGAVLPILHLNGYKIANPTLLARISPEELKSLFEGYGYKPYVIEGSDPQQMHQSMAYTLDIVIAEIMKIQEEARKNKLIERPRWPMIILKTPKGWTGPQEVDGKKTEGFWRSHQVPLSNMAVKPAHVQQLEKWMKSYRPEELFDENGRFLAELAALAPQGKRRMGDNPHANGGLLRKELKMPDFREYALKIEKPGQVEAESTRIVGKFLRDVMKSNLHNFRVMGPDETASNRLDAIYEVSKKSWMADYLPEDKDGSELSVEGRVMEILSEHTCMGWLEGYVLTGRHGFFSTYEAFAHIIDSMFNQHAKWLHTTTSSIHWRAPISSINILLSSHVWRQDHNGFSHQDPGFIDHVMNKKAEVVRVYLPPDANTLLSVTNHCLRSRNYVNVIVAGKQPALQYLDMESAIKHCTAGIGIWEWASNDRGHVPDVVMACAGDVPTLETLAAVDILRQQIPDLKVRVVNIVNLMKLQNPTEHPHGLSDKDFDELFTTDKPVIFAYHGYPWLIHRLTYRRTNHENIHVRGYKEEGTTTTPFDMCVRNQIDRFSLVGDVIDRVPKLGYLAAYIKQDIHNKFIEHEEYITKYGDDMPLVRQWKWPY